From a region of the Panicum virgatum strain AP13 chromosome 2K, P.virgatum_v5, whole genome shotgun sequence genome:
- the LOC120692660 gene encoding photosystem I chlorophyll a/b-binding protein 2, chloroplastic-like — protein MALVSASSSSTAVAALPRNGQRSLSFLGGKTLLRQAEAARPSFAVRAAADPDRPIWFPGSTPPPWLDGSLPGDFGFDPWGLGSDPESLRWNVQAELVHCRWAMLGAAGIFIPEFLTKIGILNTPFWYTAGEQQYFTDTTTLFIIELILIGWAEGRRWADIIKPGSVNTDPIFPNNKLTGTDVGYPGGLWFDPLGWGSGSPEKIKELRTKEIKNGRLAMLAVMGAWFQAEYTGTGPIDNLFAHLADPGHATIFQAFTPK, from the exons ATGGCACTcgtctccgcctcctcctcctccaccgccgtcgCGGCGCTCCCCAGGAATGGGCAGCGCTCGCTGTCCTTCCTCGGCGGCAAGACGCTGCTGAGGCaggccgaggcggcgcggccgtcGTTCGCGGTGCGCGCCGCGGCGGACCCCGACAGGCCCATCTGGTTCCCCGGcagcaccccgccgccgtggctcGACGGCAG CCTCCCCGGCGACTTCGGCTTTGATCCCTGGGGCCTCG GATCTGACCCGGAGAGCTTGCGGTGGAACGTGCAGGCGGAGCTGGTGCACTGCCGGTGGGCGATGCTCGGCGCGGCGGGCATCTTCATCCCCGAGTTCCTGACCAAGATCGGCATCCTCAACACGCCCTTCTGGTacaccgccggcgagcagcaGTACTTCACCGACACCACCACCCTCTTCATCATCGAGCTCATCCTCATCGGCTGGGCCGAGGGCCGCCGCTGGGCCGACATCATCAAGCCCGGGAGCGTCAACACCGACCCCATCTTCCCCAACAACAAGCTCACCGGCACCGACGTCGG GTACCCTGGTGGCCTGTGGTTTGACCCACTCGGCTGGGGCagcggctcgccggagaagatcaaggagctgCGTAccaaggagatcaagaacggccGCCTCGCCATGCTCGCCGTCATGGGCGCCTGGTTCCAGGCCGAGTACACCGGCACCGGCCCCATCGACAATCTCTTCGCCCACCTCGCCGACCCTGGCCACGCCACCATCTTCCAG GCCTTCACCCCCAAATGA
- the LOC120692650 gene encoding probable serine/threonine-protein kinase irlF — translation MATELDVSKSRRFDIAMSRRTRRSTSLVACFQDQYVPSLEHHRHQELKAFLECQDAGLKALQQCEDAEHLAPCLDEDEEQKIPQALLQYEDDELKIPQTSLQYEDDEQYQDEQEKKSQQYSGEEQKKPEHYQGEKEKKPEQHKDEEDKTPEQYQDEVLMTPNQCDSNEDTAAERFQDPEQEAPQQCQEADEKVSEQSGDDDQQQKDRQGCCNTEQKKPEQFQGLNNLGTPQRAVDSVPRFSLQELIQQKQLQTGEAKPTSKLSGHGETVLPERKVSGSVGAEAGGTTLAMVIKRPEGGKKSMGMIRRCVKALNQMIKTKHGSKKNLHL, via the coding sequence ATGGCCACCGAGCTAGATGTGAGCAAGTCTCGCCGCTTCGACATTGCCATGTCGAGGCGGACACGGCGGTCCACAAGCCTGGTTGCTTGTTTCCAAGATCAGTACGTGCCATCCCTGGAGCATCATCGCCACCAAGAGCTGAAGGCATTTCTCGAATGCCAAGATGCAGGGCTGAAGGCACTCCAACAATGCGAGGATGCAGAGCATCTGGCACCGTGTCTGGATGAAGATGAGGAGCAAAAAATTCCACAAGCACTACTCCAATATGAAGATGACGAGCTGAAGATTCCACAAACATCACTCCAGTATGAAGATGATGAGCAATATCAAGATGAGCAGGAGAAGAAATCTCAACAATATTCAGGTGAAGAGCAGAAGAAACCAGAGCATTATCAAGgtgaaaaggagaagaaaccaGAGCAGCATAAAGATGAAGAGGACAAGACGCCAGAGCAGTATCAAGATGAAGTGctgatgacaccaaaccaatgTGATAGCAATGAGGACACGGCAGCAGAGCGATTCCAAGACCCTGAGCAGGAGGCACCTCAACAATGCCAAGAGGCAGATGAGAAGGTGTCAGAACAGTCAGGAGATGATGATCAGCAGCAGAAGGATCGGCAAGGATGCTGCAACACGGAGCAGAAGAAGCCGGAGCAATTCCAAGGCTTGAACAACCTTGGCACACCACAGCGTGCTGTGGACAGTGTGCCCCGGTTCTCCCTTCAGGAGCTGATACAACAGAAGCAGCTTCAAACCGGTGAGGCAAAGCCTACCAGCAAGCTATCCGGCCACGGGGAGACTGTTCTTCCTGAGCGTAAGGTTTCAGGATCAGTAGGAGCAGAAGCAGGCGGCACGACGCTGGCCATGGTGATAAAGCGACCTGAGGGAGGGAAGAAGTCCATGGGGATGATACGGCGGTGCGTGAAGGCCTTGAACCAGATGATCAAGACCAAGCACGGGTCCAAGAAGAACTTGCATCTGTAA